The Thermanaerovibrio acidaminovorans DSM 6589 genome contains a region encoding:
- a CDS encoding uracil-xanthine permease family protein: MARKKIVYGLTDKPPLPIMILAGAQHVLTLFGATTLVPLIFGPAMGMDALQIGAFISCVYFAMGVATIIQTDPRMGTGLPIVQGSSFSFIPSIMTIIGAYKAMGPNVVMQYVGGGLIAGGLVLSFIGYSRIVGVIRRVITPVVIGPVIMAIGFSLAPVAIQFNAANYWPISLLVVALIMFFSLISKNRYANIFAILGSIIIAYLICLGASLAGIFGPGHPAYIDLSKVANAPWFRFNVVFPWGMPKFSLLAFGALLAGFFAVMIESIGDYHSCSYVAGLDDPTPEMISRGIGAEGLNCALAGVFGAVGTTSYTENIGLIGLTGVASRYVVRTGAVLLILLSFVGKLGGLIATMPSPVIGGAYISLFGVIGALGIQTLMRADMGSQRNVVIVGFAFLMALGLPGWIEKNQELFMNPAYGQLISTLGGMIWAILKTPMAVAGICAAICDSIIPGTPEERGIGVRME; this comes from the coding sequence ATGGCGAGGAAGAAGATAGTCTATGGACTTACGGACAAGCCGCCGCTACCCATAATGATCCTTGCGGGGGCGCAGCACGTGTTGACCCTTTTCGGAGCCACCACGCTGGTGCCCTTGATATTCGGGCCCGCAATGGGGATGGACGCCCTTCAGATAGGGGCCTTCATCTCCTGCGTGTACTTCGCCATGGGGGTGGCCACCATAATCCAGACAGACCCCCGGATGGGGACTGGCCTTCCCATAGTTCAGGGATCCAGCTTCAGCTTCATCCCCTCCATAATGACCATAATAGGGGCCTATAAGGCCATGGGGCCCAACGTGGTCATGCAGTATGTGGGGGGTGGGCTCATAGCCGGAGGCCTGGTGCTCTCCTTCATAGGCTACAGCCGCATAGTGGGTGTGATCCGGAGGGTCATAACCCCGGTGGTCATAGGGCCGGTCATCATGGCCATCGGGTTCTCCCTGGCCCCAGTGGCCATCCAGTTCAACGCCGCCAACTATTGGCCCATATCCCTTCTAGTGGTGGCCCTGATAATGTTCTTCAGCCTGATCAGCAAGAACCGCTACGCCAACATCTTCGCCATCCTTGGGTCCATCATCATCGCATACCTCATATGTCTTGGAGCCTCCCTGGCGGGGATATTCGGTCCCGGGCACCCGGCCTACATCGACCTGAGCAAGGTGGCCAACGCTCCCTGGTTTAGGTTCAACGTGGTGTTCCCCTGGGGGATGCCAAAGTTCAGCCTTCTGGCCTTCGGGGCCCTTCTGGCGGGTTTCTTCGCGGTGATGATCGAGTCAATCGGGGACTACCACTCCTGCTCCTACGTGGCTGGGTTGGACGATCCCACGCCGGAAATGATAAGCCGAGGCATTGGGGCAGAGGGTCTCAACTGTGCCCTGGCGGGGGTCTTCGGCGCGGTGGGAACCACTTCCTACACGGAGAACATAGGTCTCATCGGCCTCACCGGGGTTGCCAGCCGTTACGTGGTCCGCACCGGTGCGGTGTTGCTGATCCTTCTCAGCTTCGTTGGCAAGCTGGGAGGGCTTATCGCCACCATGCCCTCGCCGGTAATAGGGGGTGCCTACATCTCCCTCTTCGGCGTCATCGGGGCACTGGGCATCCAGACCCTCATGAGGGCCGATATGGGGAGCCAGCGGAACGTGGTCATCGTTGGTTTCGCGTTCCTGATGGCGTTGGGTCTCCCCGGCTGGATCGAGAAGAACCAGGAACTCTTCATGAATCCCGCCTACGGTCAGCTGATCTCCACCCTTGGGGGCATGATCTGGGCGATCCTGAAGACCCCCATGGCGGTGGCGGGGATCTGCGCCGCCATTTGCGACAGCATTATACCCGGCACGCCGGAGGAGCGAGGCATAGGGGTCCGGATGGAGTAA
- the dpaL gene encoding diaminopropionate ammonia-lyase: protein MFKLEEIRYVVNGPERGMQGRASVESFSEDEMRKVVGFHSTMPGYSPTPLASLPSLAKRLGLGSIHVKDESHRFGLKAFKVLGGCYAIAMHLAQKLGKDISELPFQVLTSDQVKQQLGDVTFATTTDGNHGRGVAWTARMLRQKAVVYMPKGSAVFRLEKIRGEGAQAEILDMNYDDAVRYTDQQAKKHGWVVVQDTAWEGYTDIPLWIMQGYGTMVVEALEQMKARGEERPTHVFIQAGVGSLAGAVQGVLRARFGQDAPKVVVVEASAAACYYESAVAGDGKPRAVGGDLFTLMAGLACGEVNIIGYEILRDYAAAFVSCPDYVAARGMRVLGNPLEGDQKVISGESGAVTTGLLAYLMDRPELKGLREALDLNESSRVLLFSTEGDTDPDRYRSVVWDGEFPTVGHLSRP, encoded by the coding sequence GTGTTCAAATTGGAAGAGATCCGCTACGTGGTTAATGGCCCCGAGAGGGGAATGCAGGGCAGGGCCTCGGTGGAGAGCTTCTCCGAGGATGAGATGAGGAAGGTGGTCGGGTTCCACTCCACCATGCCGGGCTACAGCCCAACCCCGTTGGCTTCCCTCCCCTCCCTGGCCAAGCGGCTTGGTCTGGGCTCCATCCACGTGAAGGATGAGTCCCACCGGTTTGGGCTCAAGGCCTTCAAGGTTCTGGGGGGATGCTACGCCATCGCCATGCACCTGGCCCAGAAGCTGGGCAAGGACATATCGGAGCTCCCCTTCCAGGTGCTCACCAGCGACCAGGTTAAGCAACAACTGGGGGACGTGACCTTCGCCACCACCACGGATGGCAACCATGGCCGGGGCGTGGCCTGGACCGCCCGGATGCTCCGCCAGAAGGCGGTGGTCTACATGCCCAAGGGCTCCGCGGTGTTCCGGCTGGAGAAGATAAGGGGCGAGGGGGCCCAGGCGGAGATACTGGACATGAACTACGACGATGCGGTGCGCTACACGGACCAGCAGGCCAAGAAGCACGGCTGGGTGGTGGTCCAGGACACCGCCTGGGAGGGCTACACGGACATCCCCCTCTGGATAATGCAGGGCTACGGCACCATGGTGGTGGAGGCCCTGGAGCAGATGAAGGCCCGGGGCGAGGAGCGCCCCACCCACGTGTTCATCCAGGCGGGGGTGGGCTCCCTGGCGGGGGCGGTCCAGGGGGTCCTGAGGGCTCGGTTCGGCCAGGACGCCCCCAAAGTGGTGGTTGTGGAGGCCAGCGCCGCCGCCTGCTACTACGAGTCCGCCGTGGCGGGGGACGGCAAGCCCCGGGCGGTGGGCGGTGACCTGTTCACCCTCATGGCGGGCCTGGCCTGCGGGGAGGTCAACATAATCGGCTACGAGATCCTTAGGGACTACGCCGCCGCCTTCGTCTCCTGCCCGGACTACGTGGCCGCCCGGGGGATGAGGGTGCTGGGCAACCCCCTGGAGGGGGACCAGAAGGTGATCTCCGGCGAGTCCGGGGCGGTCACCACCGGCCTTCTGGCCTACCTGATGGACCGGCCGGAGCTCAAGGGTCTGAGGGAGGCCCTGGATCTCAACGAGTCCTCCCGGGTCCTCCTCTTCAGCACCGAGGGGGACACGGACCCGGACCGCTACCGCTCGGTGGTGTGGGACGGGGAGTTCCCCACCGTGGGCCACCTGTCCAGGCCCTAG
- a CDS encoding helix-turn-helix transcriptional regulator translates to MGSEELIKMVKPMVDFLAEVLGDLAEVVLHDLRDPEHSIVAIRNGHISGRNVGDSLTDYALEILRESKDLPYKVNYKGLLDDGRPIRLSSFFIRDPSGEPVAMLSINLDISRVQDAYKVMGSFLNIGKNGEESTPPHPVHFTSIEKLMHQQMDQVLAMRGMPPSRMTPEEKKSVVEELDRKGIFLLKGAVAEAARRLEVSEQTIYRYLRGN, encoded by the coding sequence ATGGGGTCCGAAGAGCTCATCAAGATGGTGAAGCCTATGGTGGACTTCCTCGCCGAGGTCCTGGGGGACCTGGCGGAGGTGGTGCTCCACGACCTGAGGGACCCGGAACACTCCATCGTGGCCATAAGGAACGGCCACATCTCGGGCCGCAACGTGGGAGACTCCCTCACCGACTACGCGCTGGAGATCCTGAGGGAGTCCAAGGATCTCCCCTACAAGGTGAACTACAAGGGCCTCCTGGACGACGGACGACCCATCAGGCTCTCCTCCTTCTTCATCCGGGACCCCTCGGGCGAACCGGTGGCCATGCTCTCTATAAACCTGGACATATCCCGGGTCCAGGACGCCTACAAGGTCATGGGATCTTTCCTCAACATAGGCAAGAACGGGGAGGAGTCCACCCCTCCCCACCCGGTCCACTTCACGTCCATAGAGAAGCTGATGCATCAGCAGATGGACCAGGTGCTGGCCATGCGGGGCATGCCCCCCTCCAGGATGACCCCGGAGGAGAAGAAGTCGGTGGTGGAGGAGCTGGATCGAAAGGGCATCTTCCTCCTCAAGGGGGCCGTGGCGGAGGCCGCCCGGCGCCTTGAGGTGTCGGAGCAGACCATATACAGGTATCTCAGGGGCAACTGA
- a CDS encoding hemolysin family protein, giving the protein MAGSGTVSLLILFMFLFLLSAFFSAAEMAFSSVNRIRMKRFAEEGRPGAKRALDLLQDFQRTISTILVGGNIVDILMTSIASTIFALLFGPIGVLYATVLMTVLIILFGEVLPKSYVKDVSEPFALASAPVVALLVRLLKPIAWVISSISSILDRWRSTGRRMEPSVTHDELLHILETMLDERVLPQPEKELIENAVNFNELQVWEIQTPRVDLFALNVHEDPRRIREMLLKNQYSRVPIYEGSLDNVIGILHFKDYMRRAFETDNPDVRAIMKRPVLIAGSASLMDALKIMRANRTHMAIVLDEYGGTSGIITVEDLLEELVGEILDEHDDVKDYFTQLEDRVYLVSGDVYLEDLFYSHLEMDRMPDSESSTLSGWLYEQFKTLPEQGAWVDWEGIRFSVAKVAGQRILKVRIEMPPEQQDRNPSKDI; this is encoded by the coding sequence ATGGCTGGATCCGGCACCGTATCGCTGCTGATTCTCTTCATGTTCCTCTTCCTGCTCTCCGCCTTCTTCTCCGCCGCGGAGATGGCCTTCTCCAGCGTCAACCGAATAAGGATGAAGCGCTTCGCCGAGGAGGGACGCCCGGGGGCCAAGCGTGCGCTGGATCTCCTTCAAGATTTCCAACGCACCATCTCCACCATCCTGGTGGGGGGCAACATAGTGGACATCCTGATGACCTCCATAGCCTCCACCATCTTCGCCCTTCTCTTCGGCCCCATCGGGGTCCTCTACGCAACGGTGCTCATGACGGTGCTAATAATCCTCTTCGGGGAGGTGCTCCCCAAGTCCTACGTGAAGGACGTGTCGGAGCCCTTCGCCCTAGCCTCCGCCCCGGTGGTGGCCCTCCTGGTGAGGCTCCTCAAACCCATCGCCTGGGTCATCTCCTCCATATCGTCCATTTTGGACCGGTGGCGCTCCACCGGGAGACGAATGGAGCCCAGCGTCACCCACGACGAGCTTTTGCACATCTTGGAAACCATGCTTGATGAGCGGGTTCTACCTCAACCGGAGAAGGAGCTGATCGAGAACGCGGTAAACTTCAACGAGCTCCAGGTCTGGGAAATCCAGACCCCCCGGGTGGACCTGTTCGCATTGAACGTCCACGAGGACCCCCGCCGGATCCGGGAGATGCTGCTCAAGAACCAGTACTCCCGGGTGCCCATATACGAGGGGAGCCTGGACAACGTGATAGGCATCCTCCACTTCAAGGACTACATGCGGAGGGCCTTCGAGACCGACAACCCGGACGTGAGGGCCATAATGAAGCGGCCGGTCCTCATAGCCGGCAGCGCCAGCCTCATGGACGCCCTGAAGATCATGAGGGCCAACAGGACCCACATGGCCATCGTCCTGGACGAGTACGGGGGAACCTCGGGGATAATCACCGTGGAGGACCTGCTGGAGGAGCTGGTGGGGGAAATCCTGGACGAACACGACGACGTTAAGGACTACTTCACCCAGCTGGAGGACCGGGTCTACCTGGTTAGCGGCGACGTCTACCTTGAGGACCTGTTCTACTCGCACCTGGAGATGGACCGGATGCCCGATAGCGAGTCCTCCACCCTGAGCGGCTGGCTCTACGAGCAGTTCAAGACCCTGCCGGAGCAGGGGGCGTGGGTTGACTGGGAGGGGATCCGGTTCTCGGTGGCCAAGGTGGCGGGACAGAGGATCCTCAAGGTCCGGATAGAGATGCCCCCCGAGCAGCAGGATCGAAACCCCTCCAAAGACATCTAA
- a CDS encoding (2Fe-2S)-binding protein — translation MSKKTISFTLNGRPVSMDVEPRTTLLRALRDYGVTSVKRGCEEGECGTCTVILDGKLQKSCMVLAQEAEGREVLTAEGLVSRDGKLHPVQQAFIEEGAIQCGFCTPGMVLAVYDLLKRNPNPTDEEMKVALSGNLCRCTGYEGIFRAVRKAAKLMSAGA, via the coding sequence ATGTCCAAGAAGACCATAAGTTTCACCTTGAACGGTCGTCCCGTCAGCATGGACGTGGAGCCCAGGACCACTCTCCTTCGGGCCTTGAGGGATTACGGGGTGACCAGCGTCAAGAGGGGTTGCGAGGAGGGCGAGTGCGGCACCTGCACCGTCATCCTGGACGGCAAGCTTCAGAAGTCCTGCATGGTGCTGGCCCAGGAGGCGGAGGGCCGGGAGGTGCTCACCGCCGAGGGGCTGGTCTCCCGGGATGGCAAGCTGCACCCGGTCCAGCAGGCTTTCATAGAGGAGGGGGCCATCCAGTGCGGGTTCTGCACCCCCGGCATGGTCCTGGCGGTATATGACCTTCTGAAGCGCAATCCTAACCCCACCGACGAGGAGATGAAGGTGGCCCTGTCGGGGAACCTGTGCCGCTGCACCGGCTACGAGGGGATCTTCAGGGCGGTTCGGAAGGCAGCGAAGCTTATGTCCGCTGGGGCATGA
- a CDS encoding FAD binding domain-containing protein, giving the protein MLSFELERPSTLAEAMKLLEREGAWAKNGGTDLLVWMKKHAIQPKLVVDLSLIEELHRIHFDPKEGLTVGACVTLNDLANFKEARELYPALVEAAMSHSDHIIRNKATYVGNLCSSVPSGDMIPPTVVYQGVLHLASHHGERAVPIMEFIVGPRRNVLKPGEVVTRVTLPVPDGPSAGRYIKLGRRNALDLAQVGVACVVTDGPSGRRYRLSYGAVSPVPVRATKAEALLEGVKSPDGALLERVAEEAKLSVNPITDVRASREYRLSMVGELTKRAIAECLERL; this is encoded by the coding sequence ATGCTTTCCTTTGAGCTGGAGAGGCCCTCCACGCTGGCGGAGGCCATGAAGCTCCTAGAGAGGGAGGGGGCCTGGGCCAAGAACGGGGGCACGGACCTCCTGGTCTGGATGAAGAAGCACGCCATACAGCCCAAGCTGGTGGTGGACCTTAGCCTCATAGAGGAGCTCCACCGGATCCACTTCGACCCCAAGGAGGGGCTCACCGTGGGGGCCTGCGTGACCCTGAACGACCTGGCGAACTTCAAGGAGGCCCGGGAGCTGTACCCCGCCCTGGTGGAGGCCGCCATGTCCCACTCGGACCACATCATAAGGAACAAGGCAACCTACGTGGGGAACCTTTGCTCCTCGGTCCCCTCGGGGGACATGATCCCCCCCACGGTGGTGTACCAGGGGGTGCTTCACTTGGCGTCCCACCATGGTGAGAGGGCGGTGCCCATTATGGAGTTCATAGTGGGTCCCCGGCGCAACGTCCTCAAGCCCGGCGAGGTGGTCACCCGGGTGACCCTGCCGGTGCCCGATGGTCCCTCCGCGGGCAGGTACATAAAGCTTGGCCGCCGGAACGCCCTTGACCTGGCCCAGGTGGGTGTGGCCTGCGTGGTAACCGACGGTCCCTCCGGCAGGAGGTACCGCCTGTCCTACGGGGCGGTCTCCCCGGTGCCGGTGAGGGCCACCAAGGCGGAGGCGCTCTTGGAGGGGGTCAAGTCCCCCGATGGGGCCCTGCTGGAGAGGGTGGCGGAGGAGGCGAAGCTCTCGGTGAACCCCATAACGGACGTCAGGGCCAGCCGGGAGTACCGGCTCTCCATGGTGGGGGAGCTCACCAAGAGGGCCATAGCCGAGTGTCTCGAGAGGCTTTAG
- the ssnA gene encoding putative aminohydrolase SsnA — MLLVGNGAVITRDPSRPFIRDGAVLCDGGLIREVGTWADLGARYPEAQFLDAKGGLIHPGLINAHMHYYSALVRGFGGKGGEPAADFVQVLERLWWRLDKALTLEDVKVSAQVCLLEAIRCGCTCMLDHHASPNAITGSLFAIAEAVEEMGLSACLCYEVSDRDGEDKALEGIRENRDFIQHASKGDGRRMAGTFGLHASLTLSDKTLDMCASSGDYQGFHVHVAEGQTDEPLCRERHGLSIVDRFRRFGLLGPKSMAIHCIHVDQEEMEILKDTRTAVVHNPESNMGNAVGAAKVLEMNRMGILMGLGTDGYVCDMLRSYAMANALVKHSAGHPNVGWGEIPTMLFQRNYEIANRYFSVNRGMLKEGWAADLVVFDYDPPTPLSDANVNGHLLFGPLTGHVVHTVADGKVLYKDRAFTSVDPKAIMARARELAVKVWERF; from the coding sequence ATGCTTCTGGTAGGGAACGGCGCGGTGATCACCCGGGATCCGTCCAGGCCCTTCATAAGGGACGGGGCGGTGCTCTGCGACGGGGGCCTCATCCGGGAGGTGGGGACCTGGGCGGACCTCGGGGCCCGGTACCCGGAGGCCCAGTTCCTGGACGCCAAGGGGGGGCTCATCCACCCGGGGCTCATAAACGCCCACATGCACTACTATAGCGCCCTGGTCAGGGGCTTCGGCGGCAAGGGGGGTGAGCCCGCTGCGGACTTCGTCCAGGTGCTGGAGCGGCTCTGGTGGAGGCTGGACAAGGCCCTCACCCTGGAGGACGTGAAGGTGTCCGCCCAGGTGTGCCTGCTGGAGGCCATCCGTTGCGGGTGCACCTGCATGCTGGACCACCACGCCAGCCCCAACGCCATAACCGGCAGCCTCTTCGCCATCGCCGAGGCGGTGGAGGAGATGGGACTCTCCGCCTGCCTCTGTTACGAGGTCTCCGACCGGGACGGGGAGGACAAGGCCCTGGAGGGCATAAGGGAGAACCGGGACTTCATCCAGCACGCCAGCAAGGGGGACGGGCGGCGCATGGCCGGCACCTTCGGCCTCCACGCCTCCCTCACCCTGTCGGACAAGACCCTTGACATGTGCGCCTCCTCTGGGGACTACCAGGGCTTCCACGTCCACGTGGCGGAGGGGCAGACCGACGAGCCTTTGTGCCGGGAGAGGCACGGGCTCTCCATCGTGGACCGGTTCCGCCGCTTCGGCCTCCTGGGCCCCAAGTCCATGGCGATCCACTGCATCCACGTGGACCAGGAGGAGATGGAGATCCTCAAGGACACCAGGACCGCGGTGGTCCACAACCCGGAGTCCAACATGGGCAACGCGGTGGGGGCCGCCAAGGTGCTGGAGATGAACCGGATGGGGATCCTCATGGGGCTGGGAACCGACGGCTACGTGTGCGACATGCTCAGGTCCTACGCCATGGCCAACGCCCTGGTGAAGCACTCGGCGGGACACCCCAACGTGGGCTGGGGGGAGATCCCCACCATGCTGTTCCAGCGCAACTACGAGATCGCCAACCGCTACTTCTCGGTGAACCGTGGGATGCTCAAGGAGGGTTGGGCGGCGGACCTGGTGGTGTTCGACTACGATCCCCCCACCCCCCTGAGCGACGCCAACGTGAACGGGCACCTGCTCTTCGGCCCCCTCACCGGGCACGTGGTCCATACCGTGGCGGACGGCAAGGTGCTGTACAAGGACAGGGCCTTCACCTCCGTGGACCCCAAGGCCATCATGGCCCGGGCCAGGGAGCTGGCGGTCAAGGTCTGGGAGAGGTTCTAA
- a CDS encoding xanthine dehydrogenase family protein molybdopterin-binding subunit — translation MKQTVTNHGVGKWVTRKFDEEKAAGTLRYADDLRFGPELLHARAARSTIAHGEIVSIDVSEAMKVPGVVKVITGDMFVHHFGLYLQDRTPLAVGKVRYVGEPIALVVAETEEAAEEGMLKVKATYRELPAVFDPVKAATDNSVLVHPELGSYAHVPYLTPQPGTNIANWFRIRRGDVDKAFAECEHIVEEAVTCPQIAHGFLEPHCCICQEDPATGNLTIWSSAQSAFAVREIIAKGLGYPLHKIRVIAPPIGGGFGGKAGMTIEAMCLAAAMDPDIKGRPVKLHIPREEVLISSWVRQGYVAKIKLGIDKDGKIQAIKNTFFFDTGVSAEYGANPVRSAGYTSTGCYYVPNVWTDSYAVYTNKPFGGAYRGFGLPELMGAMEVVIDIAANKIGMDPIEFRLKNMLKPGLPTCTGMPMHNHALDKIVSKVVDKIRLREKEEPKRPGWKRGKGFALAIKAPAMPADAASSAIVKVLGDGNVEVLAATMDMGQGAYTAYAQMVCEELGVPIESVKCYFPDTQSHPYDWQTVASRSCWSMGMAVKRAAVDAREKILALFSRYWQVVPEEITIEHGVVKCRKLGKAEKLDERIQNGFHMPDGEHVGGPVIGTGTFVPPDVVYPDPETGQSPKSVVHFTVGAVGIDIEVDPATGEVCVNNVVAGYDVGKAISPINVRGQIEGGTIQGISAGLLEGMYYDEHGKLLTPDFTDYKMSTTMDLPDNMEIFWEETPEELSPYGNRGIGEHSMISPAPAIDNALYNALGVRIHSYPFSKERVYKAVQMAKAGETDLWEYPYVQEQNYRKAIKEWL, via the coding sequence ATGAAGCAGACCGTTACCAACCATGGGGTTGGAAAGTGGGTAACCAGGAAGTTCGATGAGGAGAAGGCGGCGGGCACCTTGAGGTACGCGGATGACCTTAGGTTCGGGCCGGAGCTTCTGCACGCCCGGGCGGCCCGGTCCACCATAGCCCACGGGGAGATCGTTTCCATAGACGTCTCGGAGGCCATGAAGGTCCCCGGGGTGGTGAAGGTCATAACCGGCGACATGTTCGTTCACCACTTCGGCCTCTACCTGCAGGATCGGACGCCCCTGGCGGTGGGCAAGGTCCGCTATGTGGGGGAGCCCATCGCCCTGGTGGTGGCGGAGACCGAGGAGGCGGCGGAGGAGGGCATGCTGAAGGTGAAGGCCACCTACCGGGAGCTTCCTGCGGTGTTCGACCCGGTGAAGGCCGCCACGGACAACTCGGTCCTGGTGCATCCGGAGCTGGGCAGCTACGCCCACGTGCCCTACCTTACCCCCCAGCCGGGGACCAACATAGCCAACTGGTTCAGGATTCGCCGGGGCGACGTGGACAAGGCCTTCGCGGAGTGCGAGCACATCGTGGAGGAGGCGGTAACCTGCCCCCAGATAGCCCATGGATTCCTTGAGCCCCACTGTTGCATATGCCAGGAGGACCCCGCCACGGGCAACCTGACCATATGGAGCTCCGCCCAGTCCGCCTTCGCGGTGCGGGAGATAATAGCCAAGGGGTTGGGCTATCCGCTTCACAAGATAAGGGTCATAGCTCCCCCCATCGGTGGCGGCTTCGGGGGCAAGGCGGGAATGACCATCGAGGCCATGTGTCTGGCCGCCGCCATGGATCCGGACATCAAGGGCCGTCCGGTGAAGCTCCACATCCCCCGGGAGGAGGTGCTCATATCCTCCTGGGTGCGCCAGGGCTACGTGGCCAAGATAAAGCTGGGGATAGACAAGGATGGCAAGATCCAAGCCATAAAGAACACCTTCTTCTTCGATACCGGCGTGTCGGCGGAGTACGGGGCCAACCCGGTCCGGAGCGCGGGCTACACCTCCACGGGCTGTTACTACGTCCCCAACGTGTGGACCGACAGCTACGCGGTGTACACCAACAAGCCCTTCGGTGGCGCCTATAGGGGCTTCGGCCTTCCGGAGCTGATGGGGGCCATGGAGGTGGTGATCGACATAGCGGCCAACAAGATAGGCATGGACCCCATCGAGTTCAGGCTCAAGAACATGCTGAAGCCCGGGCTTCCCACCTGCACCGGCATGCCCATGCACAACCACGCGCTGGACAAGATAGTGTCCAAGGTGGTGGACAAGATAAGGCTCCGGGAGAAGGAGGAGCCCAAGCGGCCCGGCTGGAAGAGGGGCAAGGGCTTCGCCCTGGCCATAAAGGCCCCCGCCATGCCGGCGGACGCGGCCAGCAGCGCCATAGTTAAGGTGCTGGGGGACGGCAACGTGGAGGTCCTGGCGGCCACCATGGACATGGGGCAGGGGGCCTACACCGCCTACGCCCAGATGGTGTGCGAGGAGCTGGGGGTCCCCATCGAGAGCGTGAAGTGTTACTTCCCGGACACCCAGAGCCACCCCTACGACTGGCAGACCGTGGCCAGCCGCTCCTGCTGGTCCATGGGGATGGCGGTCAAGCGGGCGGCGGTGGACGCCCGGGAGAAGATCCTGGCCCTGTTCTCCCGCTACTGGCAGGTGGTGCCGGAGGAGATAACCATCGAGCACGGGGTGGTCAAGTGCCGCAAGCTGGGCAAGGCGGAGAAGCTGGACGAGAGGATCCAGAACGGCTTCCACATGCCCGACGGGGAGCACGTGGGAGGCCCCGTTATCGGCACCGGCACCTTCGTTCCCCCCGACGTGGTCTACCCGGATCCGGAGACCGGCCAGTCCCCCAAGAGCGTGGTACACTTCACCGTGGGTGCCGTTGGGATCGACATCGAGGTTGACCCCGCCACCGGCGAGGTGTGCGTCAACAACGTGGTGGCGGGCTACGACGTGGGCAAGGCCATAAGCCCCATCAACGTCCGGGGCCAGATAGAGGGGGGCACCATCCAGGGCATATCCGCCGGGCTCCTGGAGGGGATGTACTACGACGAGCACGGCAAGCTACTGACCCCGGACTTCACGGACTACAAGATGAGCACCACCATGGACCTGCCGGATAACATGGAGATCTTCTGGGAGGAGACCCCGGAGGAGCTGTCCCCCTACGGGAACCGGGGCATAGGGGAGCACTCCATGATATCCCCCGCCCCCGCCATAGACAACGCCCTGTACAACGCCCTGGGAGTCAGGATCCACAGCTACCCCTTCTCCAAGGAGCGGGTCTACAAGGCGGTCCAGATGGCCAAGGCGGGGGAGACGGACCTCTGGGAGTACCCCTACGTGCAGGAGCAGAACTACCGCAAGGCCATAAAGGAGTGGCTCTAG
- a CDS encoding cyclase family protein yields the protein MSSNWELKNWGNIKVYDLTIPISHLTPAWPTYEPLQVKFFKRLAPNGANGQLLTHSNHVGTHLDGPLHFCTHGCDIASLELKDFLVGPGVVVDISDIAEDYGIYTSKDIEERAEIHDGDILIINTGYHRYGWDQPEADEVRYMVMHPGPTNEFAQWCKKRKIKWIGVDCGSADHPMNTKIREWMPYHAKMADKHLREKYGKGLDDFFPPEDYQLMHIDLFPHNIIHAECLGGDIDLLSGKRVTIGCFPWRFEGGESCISRIVAFAEE from the coding sequence ATGAGCAGCAACTGGGAGCTTAAGAACTGGGGCAACATCAAGGTTTACGACCTGACCATACCCATCAGCCACCTGACCCCCGCTTGGCCCACCTACGAGCCACTTCAGGTGAAGTTCTTCAAGCGGTTGGCCCCCAACGGCGCCAACGGACAGCTTCTGACCCACTCCAACCACGTGGGCACCCACCTGGACGGGCCCCTTCACTTCTGCACCCACGGCTGCGACATCGCCAGCCTGGAGCTGAAGGACTTCCTGGTGGGCCCCGGCGTGGTGGTGGACATCAGCGACATAGCGGAGGACTACGGGATCTACACCAGCAAGGACATTGAGGAGCGGGCGGAGATCCACGACGGGGACATACTGATCATCAACACCGGCTACCACCGCTACGGCTGGGATCAGCCCGAGGCTGACGAGGTGCGCTACATGGTGATGCACCCGGGGCCCACCAACGAGTTCGCCCAGTGGTGCAAGAAGCGCAAGATAAAGTGGATCGGCGTGGACTGCGGCTCCGCGGATCATCCCATGAACACCAAGATCCGGGAGTGGATGCCCTATCACGCCAAGATGGCGGACAAGCACCTGAGGGAGAAGTACGGCAAGGGGCTGGACGACTTCTTCCCCCCCGAGGACTATCAGCTGATGCACATCGACCTGTTCCCCCACAACATCATCCACGCCGAGTGCCTTGGGGGGGACATCGACCTCCTCTCCGGGAAGAGGGTCACCATCGGCTGCTTCCCCTGGCGCTTTGAGGGCGGCGAGTCCTGCATAAGCCGCATCGTTGCCTTCGCGGAGGAGTAG